Proteins encoded together in one Psychrobacter sp. 28M-43 window:
- the lpxC gene encoding UDP-3-O-acyl-N-acetylglucosamine deacetylase yields MNQRTIKTAIAVTGTGLHSGQPVDLEFHPQPIDTGIVFERSDIEGSQPIPASAFLVQDTMMSSNLVFGGTRVGTVEHLLSAIAGLGVDNLLVRVSASEIPIMDGSAAPFVALLLDAGFCEQEAAKKFIKIIRPVRVKLEDKWAELRPYEGYELNFEIDFDHPAFDKNFQHAQLQFSTQNFIEQLSTARTFGFLRDIEALRQNNLALGGSMENAIVIDDANILNAEGLRFNDEFVRHKILDALGDLHLIGYPILGRFNAYKSGHALNNLLVREILSDEDNFEIVTFDDNVTCPIEYLPLSDLVIEG; encoded by the coding sequence ATGAACCAAAGAACCATAAAAACAGCAATAGCCGTTACGGGTACTGGTCTACATAGTGGTCAGCCTGTTGACTTGGAGTTTCATCCACAGCCGATTGACACTGGTATTGTTTTCGAGCGCTCTGATATAGAAGGTAGTCAACCAATTCCAGCGAGTGCGTTTTTAGTACAAGACACGATGATGTCATCGAACTTAGTGTTTGGTGGTACGCGAGTGGGCACGGTTGAGCATCTGCTTAGTGCCATCGCTGGTCTAGGAGTAGACAATCTGTTAGTTCGGGTCTCTGCTTCAGAGATACCAATTATGGATGGTAGCGCTGCGCCTTTCGTTGCGCTCTTACTAGATGCAGGATTTTGTGAGCAAGAAGCGGCCAAAAAGTTTATTAAAATTATACGTCCAGTACGAGTAAAGCTAGAAGATAAGTGGGCAGAGCTACGTCCTTATGAAGGGTATGAATTAAATTTCGAAATTGATTTTGATCATCCTGCGTTTGATAAGAACTTTCAGCATGCACAGTTGCAGTTCTCTACACAGAACTTTATCGAACAATTAAGCACTGCGCGTACTTTTGGATTTTTACGTGATATAGAAGCGCTACGTCAAAATAACCTAGCATTAGGTGGCAGTATGGAAAACGCCATCGTTATCGATGATGCCAACATACTTAATGCAGAAGGCTTACGTTTTAACGATGAGTTTGTCCGTCATAAAATTTTAGATGCTTTGGGAGATTTGCATCTGATTGGCTACCCAATTTTAGGTCGTTTTAACGCCTATAAGTCTGGTCATGCTCTAAATAATTTATTAGTACGTGAAATACTATCTGACGAAGATAACTTTGAAATTGTAACTTTTGATGACAATGTAACCTGTCCTATCGAGTATTTACCACTTAGTGATTTGGTTATTGAAGGATAA
- a CDS encoding CHAP domain-containing protein gives MKQALLILSVLGMGIAQTSGAAETTFQPNNTLSHTITNISTSANYGSSRNIYSTNSGAHVYSNDEISQAIDNLSAHAKQKEYQLASLTSRLSYEQRQQQASRVPDRNSAPAIAAANASRVALSRSSGYCARYVRKALQSAGYEFTPNPSAYQYASRGTLAQAGFTKISNDMAPQVGDVVVYNRTSSRPHGHIQIFDGNDWVSDFRQNSISPYSGTYSYTTWRDSQYVDDASDRGIYLAMADK, from the coding sequence ATGAAACAAGCTTTATTAATTTTGTCAGTATTGGGAATGGGTATCGCACAGACGAGTGGTGCTGCCGAAACAACCTTTCAACCAAATAATACCTTGAGTCATACCATCACAAATATTTCTACTTCTGCGAACTATGGTTCTAGTCGCAATATCTATAGCACTAACAGTGGTGCACATGTATATAGCAACGATGAGATCAGTCAAGCAATTGACAATCTAAGCGCTCATGCTAAGCAAAAAGAATATCAGCTCGCTTCACTGACCAGTCGTTTGTCTTATGAGCAACGTCAGCAGCAAGCAAGCCGCGTACCTGACCGCAACTCTGCTCCTGCTATTGCAGCAGCAAATGCCTCTCGCGTCGCTCTATCTAGAAGCTCTGGCTACTGTGCTCGCTATGTGCGTAAAGCATTACAATCAGCAGGTTACGAATTTACGCCTAACCCTTCAGCCTATCAGTACGCCTCTCGTGGCACGCTAGCCCAAGCCGGCTTTACCAAAATCAGTAACGACATGGCACCACAAGTTGGTGATGTCGTTGTCTATAACCGCACGTCAAGCCGTCCACATGGTCATATTCAGATTTTTGATGGCAATGACTGGGTATCTGACTTCCGTCAAAACAGCATCAGCCCTTATAGCGGTACATACAGCTATACGACATGGCGTGATTCGCAGTATGTTGATGATGCATCAGATCGTGGTATCTACCTTGCGATGGCTGACAAATAA